Proteins encoded in a region of the Neodiprion virginianus isolate iyNeoVirg1 chromosome 2, iyNeoVirg1.1, whole genome shotgun sequence genome:
- the LOC124299065 gene encoding tyrosine-protein phosphatase Lar isoform X8, whose product MTLVFLALLVAINPILTAADGNFSDLSYIHYLTHPPEILRRPRSQHVKAGGIASFYCDARGDPQPQIQWRKNTKKLTTSQPRYLVQSYPGGAFLRIEPVRDVRDDATYECVAENGVGDAVSADAKLTVHEPENLPPGFPMITQAPTTKVVEIGHSAVLSCAAVGSPRPIISWVRDMMPIDTNNPRYSVLDSGALQITGSQVEDQGKYECVANNSVGTEYSKSTLLYVKIRRVSPQFSIPPPAVNDVVLGASLNITCVAFGAPMPYVKWRKDPATDLTPEDNLPIGKNVLYLTDIQESSNYTCIAASDLGIIEAGTMVKVQSLPVPPENIQVSDITATSVKLTWSYKGPDELQYYVIQHKPKHANQAYSEISGITTMYYHVRSLSPYTEYELIVIAVNNIGRGPPSAPAIVTTGETTESTYGGAKPGTAPRNVQVRPLSSSTMVIQWDEPETPNGQVTGYKVYYTTDSNQQMASWLSQMVDNNQLTTISDLTPHTIYTIRVQALTSVGPGPLSTPVQVKTQQGVPSQPNMLRATEIGETSVTLQWSKPAHSGENILSYELYWNDTYAKEKHHRRIPIGETYTLTGLYPNTLYYVWLAARSQRGEGATTSPYPVRTKQYVPGDPQDVKATAINSTAIHVVWKPPLAKDRNGLIRGYHIHVQEEREEGKGFLNDPMRREVLEDVSELNITGLQPDTRYSVQVAALTRKGDGDRSPPVHVQTPGGVPNRPQVNLKVMERNPIVLELEWGRPSETYGELLGYRIRYGIKNQTLKEEFLEGTHRDTHKITDLEERGVDYEFRVAGQNHIGFGQETVRNWFSPEDAPSGPPTNLSYHFQTRDTVCVTWEQPSRHHRNGQIIRYDVQFNKKNDHTTTIDRNTTQTRAVFTNLEENTEYVFHVRAYTSKGAGPFSEKITILTEKDVGRAPMSVKAVATSESSVEVWWEPVPNRGKIIGYKIFYTMTAVEDLDKWQQKTVGVTESANLVNLEKYAQYAVAVAARYKTGLGRLSDKVTVKVKPEDVPLNLRAPDVSTHSMTLLWKPPIRLNPANYTISFDAIKEFVDSQGITQIQVVQRKQIVVDPQTTTTTVNELAPFTTYNVNVTAVPSDGQYRPPAKITVTTQMAAPKPMVKPDFYGVVNGEEIQVILPQASEEYGPISHYYLIVVPEDTATANKQPDELTEDTISNLGGKQERENAPYIAAKFLQRNIPYTFHLGSGGLYEGFVNRKLDRNKRYRIFVRAIVDTPRKHLYTSSPFSEYLSLDMREVPPGEPPSRPNPNIPVDGHPEVSVTNSGQEPGMVWVVGPIIAALVGSVFMVLLFVVRKRRQPCKAPDQAAVTRPLMAADISSSHAPSDPVEMRRLNFQTPGMISHPPIPISELGNHIERLKANDNLKFSQEYESIEPGQQFTWDHSNMEVNKPKNRYANVIAYDHSRVILQSLDGMLGSDYINANYCDGYRKQNAYVATQGPLQDTFADFWRMCWELRTSTIVMMTKLEERTRIKCDQYWPTRGADTYGQMTVTISDVQELATYCIRTFQVCRNGYSERREIKQLQFTAWPDHGVPEHPAPFLQFLRRVKSLNVPDSGPLVVHCSAGVGRTGCFIVIDSMLERIKHEKMIDIYGHVTCLRAQRNYMVQTEDQYIFIHDALLEAVICGNTEVPARNLHSHIQKLMQPELDNITGMELEFKKLSNIKADSTRFISANLACNKHKNRLVHILPYECTRVCLQPQRNIEGSDYINASLIDGYRYRGAYIATQGPLNDTTDDFWRMLWEHNSTIVVMLTKLKEMGREKCHQYWPSDRSIRYQCFVVDPIAEYNMPQYILREFKVTDARDGASRTVRQFQFIDWPEQGVPKSGDGFIDFIGQVHKTKEQFGQDGPITVHCSAGVGRTGVFITLSIVLERMQYEGVVDIFQTVRILRTQRPAMVQTEDQYQFCYRASLEYLGSFDHYAN is encoded by the exons GAGCTCTTCAGATCACTGGATCTCAAGTTGAGGATCAGGGGAAGTACGAATGCGTCGCAAACAATTCTGTGGGTACGGAATACTCCAAGTCTACTCTGCTCTACGTCAAAA TTCGTCGTGTATCTCCCCAATTCTCCATACCTCCGCCTGCGGTGAACGACGTTGTTCTCGGCGCGTCTTTGAACATCACGTGTGTGGCTTTTGGCGCCCCGATGCCATACGTCAAATGGCGTAAAGATCCAGCCACCGATTTGACACCCGAGGACAACCTGCCTATCGGGAAGAACGTACTCTACTTAACCGATATTCAAGAGAGCTCGAACTACACTTGCATTGCTGCCAGCGATCTGGGAATCATTGAAGCTGGAACTATGGTCAAAGTGCAAT CTCTGCCAGTGCCACCGGAAAATATCCAAGTATCTGACATCACGGCAACGTCTGTTAAACTGACTTGGTCCTACAAGGGACCCGACGAGTTACAGTACTACGTAATCCAGCATAAACCCAAGCATGCCAACCAGGCTTATTCTGAGATTTCCGGAATCACAACCATGTACTATCACGTGCGAAGTCTCAGCCCCTACACAGAGTACGAGCTCATCGTCATTGCCGTCAATAACATCGGACGTGGTCCCCCCAGTGCGCCAGCGATTGTTACAACGGGTGAAACAA CGGAATCGACATATGGAGGTGCCA AACCGGGAACCGCACCCCGCAACGTTCAGGTTCGGCCGCTGAGCTCGAGCACGATGGTCATTCAATGGGATGAGCCAGAAACACCCAACGGTCAAGTAACG GGGTACAAAGTCTACTACACGACGGATTCGAACCAGCAAATGGCATCCTGGCTCTCCCAAATGGTAGACAACAACCAGTTGACTACTATTTCTGACCTCACTCCGCACACCATCTATACGATCAGGGTTCAGGCACTGACTAGCGTCGGTCCAGGACCTCTGAGCACTCCGGTTCAGGTGAAAACACAACAAGGCGTGCCCAGTCAGCCAAACATGCTGCGAGCGACTGAAATTGGGGAGACCAGCGTAACGCTCCAATGGAGTAAACCGGCTCATAGCGGAGAAAACATTCTTAGCTATGAGCTTTACTGGAACGATACCTACGCAAAG GAGAAGCACCATCGAAGAATACCGATCGGTGAAACTTATACACTGACCGGGTTGTACCCGAATACTCTCTACTACGTTTGGCTGGCAGCTAGAAGCCAGAGAGGTGAAGGTGCCACGACTAGCCCTTATCCTGTTCGCACCAAACAGTACG TGCCCGGAGACCCTCAAGACGTTAAAGCGACTGCGATAAACTCAACAGCCATTCATGTGGTGTGGAAACCACCCCTAGCAAAGGACAGGAATGGTCTGATTCGTGGGTATCATATACACGTtcaagaagaaagagaagag GGAAAAGGTTTCTTGAACGATCCCATGCGTCGAGAAGTTCTCGAAGACGTTTCGGAGTTAAACATTACCGGGCTACAACCTGACACAAGGTACTCGGTCCAAGTCGCTGCTTTGACTAGAAAAGGAGACGGCGATCGGTCTCCGCCAGTCCATGTTCAGACTCCAGGCGGTGTACCTAACAGGCCGCAAGTGAATTTAAA AGTCATGGAGAGAAACCCTATAGTCCTAGAATTGGAATGGGGCCGTCCAAGCGAGACTTACGGAGAACTTTTGGGGTATAGAATACGATACGGTATCAAGAATCAGACATTGAAGGAGGAATTCCTCGAGGGTACTCATAGAGATACCCACAAAATTACGGATCttg AAGAGCGAGGTGTAGATTACGAGTTCAGAGTCGCTGGGCAAAACCATATTGGTTTTGGTCAGGAAACAGTACGGAACTGGTTCAGTCCAGAGGATGCGCCTTCAGGACCGCCTACGAATTTGTCGTACCACTTTCAAACGCGGGATACCGTCTGTGTCACTTGGGAGCAGCCATCTCGTCACCATAGGAATGGTCAGATAATTCGCTACGATGTACAGTTCAACAAGAAAAACGACCACACAACAACAATAGATAGAAACACGACGCAGACGAGAGCTGTTTTTACAAATCTCGAAGAGAATACGGAGTATGTTTTTCATGTCAGAGCCTACACGTCTAAGGGTGCCGGTCCCTTCTCTGAAAAGATCACAATATTGACTGAAAAAGACGTTGGAAGAGCTCCGATGTCCGTCAAAGCGGTAGCTACTTCAGAATCCAGTGTCGAAGTGTGGTGGGAGCCTGTACCTAATCGGGGAAAAATAATTgggtacaaaattttttacaccatgACAGCCGTCGAGGATCTTGACAAGTGGCAACAAAAGACCGTTGGTGTTACGGAGTCCGCAAACCTAgttaatttagaaaaatatgcTCAATACGCGGTCGCCGTAGCAGCCCGGTACAAAACGGGTCTCGGAAGGCTAAGTGATAAGGTCACGGTGAAGGTAAAGCCAGAAGACGTGCCGTTGAACTTGAGAGCACCTGACGTATCGACCCACTCAATGACGCTGCTATGGAAGCCACCGATAAGACTGAACCCAGCCAACTACACTATATCCTTCGATGCAATCAAGGAATTTGTTGACTCTCAAGGTATAACTCAGATCCAGGTAGTTCAGCGTAAACAAATCGTTGTCGATCCACAAACCACTACAACTACCGTAAACGAACTAGCTCCATTCACAACGTACAATGTAAATGTTACGGCGGTTCCTTCGGATGGGCAGTACAGACCCCCTGCCAAAATCACCGTTACTACTCAGATGGCTGCACCTAAGCCAATGGTGAAGCCTGATTTTTATGGAGTCGTCAACGGCGAAGAAATTCAAGTGATATTACCTCAGGCATCCGAAGAATATGGACCTATTTCGCATTACTACTTGATCGTTGTGCCCGAAGATACAGCAACTGCTAACAAACAACCGGACGAATTGACCGAAGATACGATATCGAACCTCGGTGGTAAACAGGAAAGGGAAAACGCGCCTTACATTGCTGCCAAGTTTTTGCAGAGGAATATCCCTTACACGTTTCACCTCGGCAGTGGAGGCTTATACGAAGGTTTTGTCAATAGGAAATTGGACAGGAACAAGCGATACAGGATTTTTGTACGTGCCATTGTGGACACACCACGAAAG CATCTGTACACGTCGTCCCCATTCTCGGAATACCTGTCTTTGGACATGAGGGAAGTTCCTCCTGGTGAGCCACCAAGTAGGCCGAACCCTAACATTCCAGTCGATGGACATCCAGAAGTGTCCGTTACGAATAGCGGACAAGAACCAGGGATGGTTTGGGTGGTCGGTCCAATCATTGCAGCTCTTGTGGGCAGCGTATTCATGGTACTTCTGTTCGTTGTAAGAAA GCGCAGACAGCCCTGCAAAGCTCCTGATCAGGCGGCCGTCACTCGTCCTCTAATGGCAGCGGACATAAGCTCAAGCCACGCGCCTTCAGATCCCGTCGAAATGCGTCGACTAAATTTCCAGACACCAGGAATGATCTCGCACCCACCGATACCAATTAGCGAGCTAGGAAACCACATCGAGCGCTTGAAAGCCAATGacaatttgaaattcagtCAAGAATACGAGTCGATTGAACCGGGACAGCAGTTTACATGGGACCATTCAAACATGGAAGTAAACAAGCCAAAGAATCGCTACGCCAACGTAATCGCGTATGATCATTCCCGGGTGATTCTTCAGTCCCTGGACGGAATGCTGGGATCAGACTACATAAACGCGAACTACTGCGACGGGTACAGAAAGCAAAACGCATACGTCGCGACCCAGGGTCCTCTCCAAGATACGTTTGCTGATTTCTGGAGAATGTGTTGGGAGTTGAGGACAAGCACCATAGTGATGATGACGAAGCTCGAAGAGAGGACCAGAATCAAGTGCGACCAGTATTGGCCAACCAGAGGCGCTGACACGTATGGTCAGATGACGGTAACCATCAGCGACGTACAGGAACTGGCCACGTATTGCATCAGAACCTTCCAAGTATGCAGGAATGGCTACTCTGAGCGACGCGAGATCAAGCAGCTCCAGTTCACAGCTTGGCCTGACCATGGGGTACCGGAACATCCTGCACCGTTTTTGCAGTTCTTACGCCGCGTCAAATCCCTCAATGTACCTGACAGCGGGCCGCTAGTGGTTCACTGCAGCGCCGGAGTAGGAAGAACAGGCTGTTTCATCGTCATTGACTCCATGCTGGAACGCATCAAGCACGAGAAGATGATAGACATTTACGGTCACGTAACGTGTCTCCGTGCGCAGAGAAACTACATGGTCCAGACCGAAGACCAGTACATTTTCATCCATGACGCACTGCTGGAGGCTGTGATTTGCGGTAACACCGAGGTACCGGCGAGAAACCTGCACTCCCACATTCAGAAGCTGATGCAACCCGAACTGGACAATATAACGGGAATGGAACTTGAGTTCAAAAAGTTGTCAAACATAAAGGCTGACTCGACAAGGTTCATATCTGCAAACCTTGCGTGCAACAAGCACAAAAATCGACTAGTTCATATTCTTCCATACGAATGCACTAGAGTCTGTCTTCAGCCGCAGCGAAACATCGAGGGATCCGACTACATAAATGCCAGTCTGATAGACGGATACAGATACCGCGGTGCCTACATAGCCACTCAAGGACCGCTAAACGACACGACTGATGACTTTTGGCGCATGCTGTGGGAGCACAATTCGACGATAGTCGTTATGTTAACAAAGCTCAAGGAAATGGGTAGGGAAAAATGCCACCAGTACTGGCCCTCCGATCGCTCAATAAGGTACCAGTGTTTCGTGGTGGATCCAATCGCCGAATATAACATGCCGCAGTACATACTCAGGGAATTCAAAGTGACTGATGCACGAGACGGAGCCAGCCGTACGGTTAGACAATTCCAGTTCATAGACTGGCCGGAACAAGGGGTGCCCAAGTCGGGAGATGGATTCATAGACTTCATAGGACAAGTGCACAAGACGAAAGAACAATTCGGCCAGGATGGACCCATCACGGTTCACTGCAGTGCCGGTGTTGGGCGCACCGGTGTTTTCATCACCCTGAGCATCGTCCTCGAGCGTATGCAATACGAGGGTGTTGTCGATATCTTCCAAACAGTTAGAATACTCCGTACGCAACGTCCTGCTATGGTTCAAACGGAG GACCAATACCAATTTTGCTATCGAGCAAGCCTTGAATATTTGGGCTCCTTCGATCACTATGCCAACTGA
- the LOC124299065 gene encoding tyrosine-protein phosphatase Lar isoform X7, giving the protein MTLVFLALLVAINPILTAADGNFSDLSYIHYLTHPPEILRRPRSQHVKAGGIASFYCDARGDPQPQIQWRKNTKKLTTSQPRYLVQSYPGGAFLRIEPVRDVRDDATYECVAENGVGDAVSADAKLTVHEPENLPPGFPMITQAPTTKVVEIGHSAVLSCAAVGSPRPIISWVRDMMPIDTNNPRYSVLDSGALQITGSQVEDQGKYECVANNSVGTEYSKSTLLYVKIRRVSPQFSIPPPAVNDVVLGASLNITCVAFGAPMPYVKWRKDPATDLTPEDNLPIGKNVLYLTDIQESSNYTCIAASDLGIIEAGTMVKVQSLPVPPENIQVSDITATSVKLTWSYKGPDELQYYVIQHKPKHANQAYSEISGITTMYYHVRSLSPYTEYELIVIAVNNIGRGPPSAPAIVTTGETTESTYGGAKPGTAPRNVQVRPLSSSTMVIQWDEPETPNGQVTGYKVYYTTDSNQQMASWLSQMVDNNQLTTISDLTPHTIYTIRVQALTSVGPGPLSTPVQVKTQQGVPSQPNMLRATEIGETSVTLQWSKPAHSGENILSYELYWNDTYAKEKHHRRIPIGETYTLTGLYPNTLYYVWLAARSQRGEGATTSPYPVRTKQYAEKMPGDPQDVKATAINSTAIHVVWKPPLAKDRNGLIRGYHIHVQEEREEGKGFLNDPMRREVLEDVSELNITGLQPDTRYSVQVAALTRKGDGDRSPPVHVQTPGGVPNRPQVNLKVMERNPIVLELEWGRPSETYGELLGYRIRYGIKNQTLKEEFLEGTHRDTHKITDLEERGVDYEFRVAGQNHIGFGQETVRNWFSPEDAPSGPPTNLSYHFQTRDTVCVTWEQPSRHHRNGQIIRYDVQFNKKNDHTTTIDRNTTQTRAVFTNLEENTEYVFHVRAYTSKGAGPFSEKITILTEKDVGRAPMSVKAVATSESSVEVWWEPVPNRGKIIGYKIFYTMTAVEDLDKWQQKTVGVTESANLVNLEKYAQYAVAVAARYKTGLGRLSDKVTVKVKPEDVPLNLRAPDVSTHSMTLLWKPPIRLNPANYTISFDAIKEFVDSQGITQIQVVQRKQIVVDPQTTTTTVNELAPFTTYNVNVTAVPSDGQYRPPAKITVTTQMAAPKPMVKPDFYGVVNGEEIQVILPQASEEYGPISHYYLIVVPEDTATANKQPDELTEDTISNLGGKQERENAPYIAAKFLQRNIPYTFHLGSGGLYEGFVNRKLDRNKRYRIFVRAIVDTPRKHLYTSSPFSEYLSLDMREVPPGEPPSRPNPNIPVDGHPEVSVTNSGQEPGMVWVVGPIIAALVGSVFMVLLFVVRKRRQPCKAPDQAAVTRPLMAADISSSHAPSDPVEMRRLNFQTPGMISHPPIPISELGNHIERLKANDNLKFSQEYESIEPGQQFTWDHSNMEVNKPKNRYANVIAYDHSRVILQSLDGMLGSDYINANYCDGYRKQNAYVATQGPLQDTFADFWRMCWELRTSTIVMMTKLEERTRIKCDQYWPTRGADTYGQMTVTISDVQELATYCIRTFQVCRNGYSERREIKQLQFTAWPDHGVPEHPAPFLQFLRRVKSLNVPDSGPLVVHCSAGVGRTGCFIVIDSMLERIKHEKMIDIYGHVTCLRAQRNYMVQTEDQYIFIHDALLEAVICGNTEVPARNLHSHIQKLMQPELDNITGMELEFKKLSNIKADSTRFISANLACNKHKNRLVHILPYECTRVCLQPQRNIEGSDYINASLIDGYRYRGAYIATQGPLNDTTDDFWRMLWEHNSTIVVMLTKLKEMGREKCHQYWPSDRSIRYQCFVVDPIAEYNMPQYILREFKVTDARDGASRTVRQFQFIDWPEQGVPKSGDGFIDFIGQVHKTKEQFGQDGPITVHCSAGVGRTGVFITLSIVLERMQYEGVVDIFQTVRILRTQRPAMVQTEDQYQFCYRASLEYLGSFDHYAN; this is encoded by the exons GAGCTCTTCAGATCACTGGATCTCAAGTTGAGGATCAGGGGAAGTACGAATGCGTCGCAAACAATTCTGTGGGTACGGAATACTCCAAGTCTACTCTGCTCTACGTCAAAA TTCGTCGTGTATCTCCCCAATTCTCCATACCTCCGCCTGCGGTGAACGACGTTGTTCTCGGCGCGTCTTTGAACATCACGTGTGTGGCTTTTGGCGCCCCGATGCCATACGTCAAATGGCGTAAAGATCCAGCCACCGATTTGACACCCGAGGACAACCTGCCTATCGGGAAGAACGTACTCTACTTAACCGATATTCAAGAGAGCTCGAACTACACTTGCATTGCTGCCAGCGATCTGGGAATCATTGAAGCTGGAACTATGGTCAAAGTGCAAT CTCTGCCAGTGCCACCGGAAAATATCCAAGTATCTGACATCACGGCAACGTCTGTTAAACTGACTTGGTCCTACAAGGGACCCGACGAGTTACAGTACTACGTAATCCAGCATAAACCCAAGCATGCCAACCAGGCTTATTCTGAGATTTCCGGAATCACAACCATGTACTATCACGTGCGAAGTCTCAGCCCCTACACAGAGTACGAGCTCATCGTCATTGCCGTCAATAACATCGGACGTGGTCCCCCCAGTGCGCCAGCGATTGTTACAACGGGTGAAACAA CGGAATCGACATATGGAGGTGCCA AACCGGGAACCGCACCCCGCAACGTTCAGGTTCGGCCGCTGAGCTCGAGCACGATGGTCATTCAATGGGATGAGCCAGAAACACCCAACGGTCAAGTAACG GGGTACAAAGTCTACTACACGACGGATTCGAACCAGCAAATGGCATCCTGGCTCTCCCAAATGGTAGACAACAACCAGTTGACTACTATTTCTGACCTCACTCCGCACACCATCTATACGATCAGGGTTCAGGCACTGACTAGCGTCGGTCCAGGACCTCTGAGCACTCCGGTTCAGGTGAAAACACAACAAGGCGTGCCCAGTCAGCCAAACATGCTGCGAGCGACTGAAATTGGGGAGACCAGCGTAACGCTCCAATGGAGTAAACCGGCTCATAGCGGAGAAAACATTCTTAGCTATGAGCTTTACTGGAACGATACCTACGCAAAG GAGAAGCACCATCGAAGAATACCGATCGGTGAAACTTATACACTGACCGGGTTGTACCCGAATACTCTCTACTACGTTTGGCTGGCAGCTAGAAGCCAGAGAGGTGAAGGTGCCACGACTAGCCCTTATCCTGTTCGCACCAAACAGTACG CTGAAAAAA TGCCCGGAGACCCTCAAGACGTTAAAGCGACTGCGATAAACTCAACAGCCATTCATGTGGTGTGGAAACCACCCCTAGCAAAGGACAGGAATGGTCTGATTCGTGGGTATCATATACACGTtcaagaagaaagagaagag GGAAAAGGTTTCTTGAACGATCCCATGCGTCGAGAAGTTCTCGAAGACGTTTCGGAGTTAAACATTACCGGGCTACAACCTGACACAAGGTACTCGGTCCAAGTCGCTGCTTTGACTAGAAAAGGAGACGGCGATCGGTCTCCGCCAGTCCATGTTCAGACTCCAGGCGGTGTACCTAACAGGCCGCAAGTGAATTTAAA AGTCATGGAGAGAAACCCTATAGTCCTAGAATTGGAATGGGGCCGTCCAAGCGAGACTTACGGAGAACTTTTGGGGTATAGAATACGATACGGTATCAAGAATCAGACATTGAAGGAGGAATTCCTCGAGGGTACTCATAGAGATACCCACAAAATTACGGATCttg AAGAGCGAGGTGTAGATTACGAGTTCAGAGTCGCTGGGCAAAACCATATTGGTTTTGGTCAGGAAACAGTACGGAACTGGTTCAGTCCAGAGGATGCGCCTTCAGGACCGCCTACGAATTTGTCGTACCACTTTCAAACGCGGGATACCGTCTGTGTCACTTGGGAGCAGCCATCTCGTCACCATAGGAATGGTCAGATAATTCGCTACGATGTACAGTTCAACAAGAAAAACGACCACACAACAACAATAGATAGAAACACGACGCAGACGAGAGCTGTTTTTACAAATCTCGAAGAGAATACGGAGTATGTTTTTCATGTCAGAGCCTACACGTCTAAGGGTGCCGGTCCCTTCTCTGAAAAGATCACAATATTGACTGAAAAAGACGTTGGAAGAGCTCCGATGTCCGTCAAAGCGGTAGCTACTTCAGAATCCAGTGTCGAAGTGTGGTGGGAGCCTGTACCTAATCGGGGAAAAATAATTgggtacaaaattttttacaccatgACAGCCGTCGAGGATCTTGACAAGTGGCAACAAAAGACCGTTGGTGTTACGGAGTCCGCAAACCTAgttaatttagaaaaatatgcTCAATACGCGGTCGCCGTAGCAGCCCGGTACAAAACGGGTCTCGGAAGGCTAAGTGATAAGGTCACGGTGAAGGTAAAGCCAGAAGACGTGCCGTTGAACTTGAGAGCACCTGACGTATCGACCCACTCAATGACGCTGCTATGGAAGCCACCGATAAGACTGAACCCAGCCAACTACACTATATCCTTCGATGCAATCAAGGAATTTGTTGACTCTCAAGGTATAACTCAGATCCAGGTAGTTCAGCGTAAACAAATCGTTGTCGATCCACAAACCACTACAACTACCGTAAACGAACTAGCTCCATTCACAACGTACAATGTAAATGTTACGGCGGTTCCTTCGGATGGGCAGTACAGACCCCCTGCCAAAATCACCGTTACTACTCAGATGGCTGCACCTAAGCCAATGGTGAAGCCTGATTTTTATGGAGTCGTCAACGGCGAAGAAATTCAAGTGATATTACCTCAGGCATCCGAAGAATATGGACCTATTTCGCATTACTACTTGATCGTTGTGCCCGAAGATACAGCAACTGCTAACAAACAACCGGACGAATTGACCGAAGATACGATATCGAACCTCGGTGGTAAACAGGAAAGGGAAAACGCGCCTTACATTGCTGCCAAGTTTTTGCAGAGGAATATCCCTTACACGTTTCACCTCGGCAGTGGAGGCTTATACGAAGGTTTTGTCAATAGGAAATTGGACAGGAACAAGCGATACAGGATTTTTGTACGTGCCATTGTGGACACACCACGAAAG CATCTGTACACGTCGTCCCCATTCTCGGAATACCTGTCTTTGGACATGAGGGAAGTTCCTCCTGGTGAGCCACCAAGTAGGCCGAACCCTAACATTCCAGTCGATGGACATCCAGAAGTGTCCGTTACGAATAGCGGACAAGAACCAGGGATGGTTTGGGTGGTCGGTCCAATCATTGCAGCTCTTGTGGGCAGCGTATTCATGGTACTTCTGTTCGTTGTAAGAAA GCGCAGACAGCCCTGCAAAGCTCCTGATCAGGCGGCCGTCACTCGTCCTCTAATGGCAGCGGACATAAGCTCAAGCCACGCGCCTTCAGATCCCGTCGAAATGCGTCGACTAAATTTCCAGACACCAGGAATGATCTCGCACCCACCGATACCAATTAGCGAGCTAGGAAACCACATCGAGCGCTTGAAAGCCAATGacaatttgaaattcagtCAAGAATACGAGTCGATTGAACCGGGACAGCAGTTTACATGGGACCATTCAAACATGGAAGTAAACAAGCCAAAGAATCGCTACGCCAACGTAATCGCGTATGATCATTCCCGGGTGATTCTTCAGTCCCTGGACGGAATGCTGGGATCAGACTACATAAACGCGAACTACTGCGACGGGTACAGAAAGCAAAACGCATACGTCGCGACCCAGGGTCCTCTCCAAGATACGTTTGCTGATTTCTGGAGAATGTGTTGGGAGTTGAGGACAAGCACCATAGTGATGATGACGAAGCTCGAAGAGAGGACCAGAATCAAGTGCGACCAGTATTGGCCAACCAGAGGCGCTGACACGTATGGTCAGATGACGGTAACCATCAGCGACGTACAGGAACTGGCCACGTATTGCATCAGAACCTTCCAAGTATGCAGGAATGGCTACTCTGAGCGACGCGAGATCAAGCAGCTCCAGTTCACAGCTTGGCCTGACCATGGGGTACCGGAACATCCTGCACCGTTTTTGCAGTTCTTACGCCGCGTCAAATCCCTCAATGTACCTGACAGCGGGCCGCTAGTGGTTCACTGCAGCGCCGGAGTAGGAAGAACAGGCTGTTTCATCGTCATTGACTCCATGCTGGAACGCATCAAGCACGAGAAGATGATAGACATTTACGGTCACGTAACGTGTCTCCGTGCGCAGAGAAACTACATGGTCCAGACCGAAGACCAGTACATTTTCATCCATGACGCACTGCTGGAGGCTGTGATTTGCGGTAACACCGAGGTACCGGCGAGAAACCTGCACTCCCACATTCAGAAGCTGATGCAACCCGAACTGGACAATATAACGGGAATGGAACTTGAGTTCAAAAAGTTGTCAAACATAAAGGCTGACTCGACAAGGTTCATATCTGCAAACCTTGCGTGCAACAAGCACAAAAATCGACTAGTTCATATTCTTCCATACGAATGCACTAGAGTCTGTCTTCAGCCGCAGCGAAACATCGAGGGATCCGACTACATAAATGCCAGTCTGATAGACGGATACAGATACCGCGGTGCCTACATAGCCACTCAAGGACCGCTAAACGACACGACTGATGACTTTTGGCGCATGCTGTGGGAGCACAATTCGACGATAGTCGTTATGTTAACAAAGCTCAAGGAAATGGGTAGGGAAAAATGCCACCAGTACTGGCCCTCCGATCGCTCAATAAGGTACCAGTGTTTCGTGGTGGATCCAATCGCCGAATATAACATGCCGCAGTACATACTCAGGGAATTCAAAGTGACTGATGCACGAGACGGAGCCAGCCGTACGGTTAGACAATTCCAGTTCATAGACTGGCCGGAACAAGGGGTGCCCAAGTCGGGAGATGGATTCATAGACTTCATAGGACAAGTGCACAAGACGAAAGAACAATTCGGCCAGGATGGACCCATCACGGTTCACTGCAGTGCCGGTGTTGGGCGCACCGGTGTTTTCATCACCCTGAGCATCGTCCTCGAGCGTATGCAATACGAGGGTGTTGTCGATATCTTCCAAACAGTTAGAATACTCCGTACGCAACGTCCTGCTATGGTTCAAACGGAG GACCAATACCAATTTTGCTATCGAGCAAGCCTTGAATATTTGGGCTCCTTCGATCACTATGCCAACTGA